The Streptomyces sp. NBC_01351 genome contains the following window.
GACGGCGCCGTGGACGGGGTCGGGCCAGCCCGTGACCACGCAGTCGGCCACCCTCGGGTCCTCGGCGAGGACGCTCTCGACGGCGGTGGGCGAGACGAGTTCGTTGTCGTACTTGAAGACGTCCCCGATGCGGTCCACGAGGAACAGCTCGCCGTCCGCGTCCAGGTGGCCGATGTCCCCGGTGGACAGCCAGCCCTCGGCGTCGATCCCGGTGTCTTCGTCCCCGTCCAGGTAGCCGGCCATCAGCTGGGGTCCGCGGACCTGGACCTCGCCGGTGGTGTGCGCGCCCAGCGGCTGCCGGCCGTCCAGGTCCACGATGCGGCATTCGGTGCCGGGCACGGCCCGGCCGACGGAGCCGGCGGGCCCGCCGTCGGGGCTCTGGCAGTGGGCGAGCGGGGACAGTTCGGCCATCCCGTAGCCCTGGACGACGGGTACGCCGAGCCGGTCGGCGAGTGCGCCGGCCGTGGCGGGTGCGAGCGCGGTGCCTCCGGAGAGGACCGCCGTGAGCGCGGCCCCGGCGGGGACGCCCTCGGTGCCCGGGCCGGCCTGCGCGAGCTGCCCGGCGAGGCGGTGCAGGCGGGCGGGCAGCCCGTAGTAGTGGGTGGCGCCGGTGCGGGCGGCGAGGGCGAGGGAGGCCAGCGGGTCGGGGTCGGTGCACAGGACCTGGGTGGCGCCCGCGAACACGGCCGAGTTCAGGTGCATGGTGTGGAAGAGCGGCAGGTGGTTGAGGGTGACGGAGCCGTCGCCCAGGCGGTGGGCGGCCGCGGTCTGCGCGGCGTTCGCCACCAGATTGCGGTGGGTGAGCCGGACCCCGCGGGGCCGTCCCGTCGTACCGGTGGTGAACTGGACGCAGGCGTCGGCGTCGAGGTCGGCCACGGGGAAGCCGCCGGGCGGCGTCCCGGCCGGCTCCGCGGGGAGCTCATCGAGTGCGACCACCGCGCGCAGCGCGGGCAGCCGGTCGCGCAGCCCCGCGAGCAGTTCGGCGGTGGCGGCGGGCACGAAGGCGACCTCGATGCCGGCGGCCGCGAAGACGTGCAGCAGCCCCGCCTCCTTGATCAGCGGGTTGACGAGTACGGCGGTGTTGCCGCTGCGCACCGCTCCGTAGTAGGCGGCGGGGAACTCCCGCCCCAGCGCGTTGCCCACCCCGATCCGCGCCCCCGGGCCACCGGCCAGGCGCGCGGCGCAGGCGGCGAACCGGTCGGCGAGCGCGTCGAGTTCGGCGAAGGAGACGGCCCCTGCCTCCGTACGCAGCGCACACCCGTCCGGATCCCGCTCGGCGGCACGGCGCAGCAGGCCGTCGAGGGGCAGCTGCGGGTACGTGATGGAGCTCGGCACGGCACGGCCCTCCTCGTCGGACGTGCCCCCACCCTCGGAGGGGGCGCTTGAGAAGGATTCGAAGCGGGCTCGATGTCCGGTGCAGAAGCTGTGCGGTATGACCCCGACCACGACGATCGACGCAATGGACCAGGCGGCGCGCGAGCAGGCGGAGTTCGGCGTCCTCTACGCCGGGATCCAGCAGTTCTACGCGCACCAGATGCAGCTCTTCGACTCGTTCCGGGCCGAGTCGTGGGCCGCGACGTTCACCGAGGAGGCCATCTTCGACGTCCCGACGCTGCCGGAGCCGGTACGCGGGCGGGACGCGCTGGCCGTGTGCGTACGCCACAACGAGGAGCTGGCGCAGCGCACCGGCGAGCGGCTGCGGCACTGGCTGGGCATGCTCGACGTACAGCCCCGCCCCGACGGCACGGTCCACGTGCGCGCCTACGCGCTGGTGTACATGACCCCGCGCGACGGCATCCCGAAGGTGCACCGGGTCTGCGTCATGCAGGACACCCTGGTCCGCCGCCGCGGCCACTGGCGCACGGCCCACCGCGTGGTCTCCCGCGACGACCTGGCGTAGCCGGCCCGGCGGCGCGGGCGCGGGGCGGGCCCCGGGGGAGGGCTCCGAGGATCTCGGAGCCCTCCCCCGGGGTTCGGCGTGTCAGTTTCCGCCCGAGGGCGTTTCGGGTTGCGTTTCGGGTTGCGCGTGGAGGATCTCGCGGGCCTGTTCCGCGGCGCGGGTGATGCTCTCGCCGACGAAGTCGAGGAAGCGGGCGATGTTTTCGAGGCGGACGGCGGCCGGGGTGTCGGGGCCCAGGACGCCGACGCCCTGACGTGCCGTTTCGGCGAGTTGGGCAGTGCCTTGGGCGCTGGCGACCATCGACTGGTACCAG
Protein-coding sequences here:
- a CDS encoding class I adenylate-forming enzyme family protein codes for the protein MPSSITYPQLPLDGLLRRAAERDPDGCALRTEAGAVSFAELDALADRFAACAARLAGGPGARIGVGNALGREFPAAYYGAVRSGNTAVLVNPLIKEAGLLHVFAAAGIEVAFVPAATAELLAGLRDRLPALRAVVALDELPAEPAGTPPGGFPVADLDADACVQFTTGTTGRPRGVRLTHRNLVANAAQTAAAHRLGDGSVTLNHLPLFHTMHLNSAVFAGATQVLCTDPDPLASLALAARTGATHYYGLPARLHRLAGQLAQAGPGTEGVPAGAALTAVLSGGTALAPATAGALADRLGVPVVQGYGMAELSPLAHCQSPDGGPAGSVGRAVPGTECRIVDLDGRQPLGAHTTGEVQVRGPQLMAGYLDGDEDTGIDAEGWLSTGDIGHLDADGELFLVDRIGDVFKYDNELVSPTAVESVLAEDPRVADCVVTGWPDPVHGAVTWAGIVLREPYEPRLLDTLDSIVDGANRRLARFERIRRVEVVDAVPRTPVGKPERRRLRQALQGLAAVEAAA
- a CDS encoding nuclear transport factor 2 family protein, with translation MTPTTTIDAMDQAAREQAEFGVLYAGIQQFYAHQMQLFDSFRAESWAATFTEEAIFDVPTLPEPVRGRDALAVCVRHNEELAQRTGERLRHWLGMLDVQPRPDGTVHVRAYALVYMTPRDGIPKVHRVCVMQDTLVRRRGHWRTAHRVVSRDDLA